The Agromyces atrinae genome window below encodes:
- a CDS encoding DUF1254 domain-containing protein gives MTVEHDLAAEAYVYYFPLVFDLGEVERSVTVGFGALAAAPFNTFAHGDRLSTDNEKFVSVNNDTIYSIAQLDLSNGPLLLSVPPTGDRYFVLQFVDAWTNNFAYVGTRATGNQGGDFLIVPPGAGGETDDGGPRRIEAPTTIVSIVGRFACDGTDDIPAVRALQEQLTVTPVLRSLVPPRGVVEPAAVDADLAFWEKARAFSLAYPPAERDVQYAARFAELGLTDAESPFVEASSDLRERLVAGTAGGEALIAAASRAGAPGESWSSLPHAFDYNVDFFGVGTIDSPEWTITDPTRRFLTRAFAAKVGLWGNHGYEATYAQTFLDADGDALDGTKAYTIRFDTPPPVDAFWSITMYDLPDYYLVANPIGRYSVGDRTPGIVRAADGSITLTLSHDEPTDADARANWLPAPAAPFRPMIRLYSPRESVLDGTYRLPSIEKA, from the coding sequence ATGACCGTGGAACACGACCTCGCCGCAGAGGCCTACGTCTACTACTTCCCGCTCGTGTTCGATCTGGGAGAGGTCGAGCGCTCGGTCACCGTCGGTTTCGGCGCCCTCGCCGCAGCACCGTTCAACACGTTCGCGCACGGCGACCGCCTCTCGACCGACAACGAGAAGTTCGTCTCGGTCAACAACGACACGATCTACTCGATCGCGCAGCTCGACCTCTCGAACGGGCCGCTCCTGCTCTCGGTCCCGCCCACGGGAGACCGGTACTTCGTCCTGCAGTTCGTCGACGCATGGACCAACAACTTCGCCTACGTCGGCACCCGCGCGACGGGCAACCAGGGCGGGGACTTCCTCATCGTGCCTCCCGGAGCGGGCGGAGAGACGGATGACGGCGGCCCGCGCCGCATCGAAGCACCGACGACGATCGTGTCGATCGTCGGTCGCTTCGCGTGCGACGGCACCGACGACATCCCGGCCGTTCGCGCGCTGCAGGAGCAGCTCACCGTGACGCCCGTGCTGCGCTCGCTCGTTCCGCCGCGCGGCGTCGTGGAGCCGGCCGCCGTCGACGCCGACCTCGCCTTCTGGGAGAAGGCCCGCGCGTTCTCCCTCGCCTATCCGCCCGCGGAACGCGACGTCCAGTACGCCGCGCGCTTCGCCGAACTCGGCCTCACCGACGCGGAGTCACCGTTCGTCGAGGCATCCTCCGACCTCCGCGAGCGCCTCGTCGCCGGAACCGCCGGGGGCGAAGCCCTCATCGCCGCGGCGAGCCGAGCGGGCGCGCCGGGCGAGAGCTGGTCGAGCCTGCCGCACGCGTTCGACTACAACGTCGACTTCTTCGGCGTCGGCACGATCGACTCCCCCGAGTGGACGATCACCGACCCGACCCGGCGATTCCTGACTCGGGCCTTCGCCGCGAAGGTGGGTCTCTGGGGCAACCACGGCTACGAGGCGACCTACGCGCAGACCTTCCTCGACGCCGACGGCGACGCGCTCGACGGCACGAAGGCCTACACGATCCGCTTCGACACCCCTCCGCCCGTCGACGCCTTCTGGTCGATCACGATGTACGACCTGCCCGACTACTACCTCGTCGCGAACCCGATCGGCCGCTACTCGGTCGGCGACCGCACGCCGGGAATCGTTCGCGCGGCCGACGGCTCGATCACACTCACCCTGTCGCACGACGAGCCGACCGACGCCGATGCTCGCGCGAACTGGCTGCCGGCGCCCGCCGCGCCGTTCCGGCCGATGATCCGCCTCTACTCGCCGCGCGAGTCCGTGCTCGACGGAACGTACCGACTGCCGTCGATCGAGAAGGCCTGA